The Candidatus Thiothrix anitrata genome includes the window TGGCGGTTTACGATTTCACCCACGGCGCACCGGGCTATGTCGCGTTGTTTCCTTGGCTGCAAAGCGGTACGTATCAGGTTTTCTTCAGCCTAATGCTGGATACCCTAAGCTTAAGTTTCGGGGTGGTAATGGCGACCATCAACCTGCTGGTGGTGCGCTTTGCGGTCAATTACCTGCACCGTGAAGCCGGTTTCCAGCGGTTTTTCATTGTGATGTCGCTGTTTTCCTGCGCGATGTTGCTGATTGTATTATCAGGCAGTGCCTTGCTGGGCTTTATTGGCTGGGAAATGGCAGGCATCAGTTCCTACATGCTGATTGCTTACGCATGGCAGCGCGACACCGCGACCGAAGGCGCAACCCGTGCGTTTGTCACTAACCGTTTCGGCGATACCGGCTATTTGTTCGGGATGTTCATTGCCTTTACCGCGCTGGGCAGCACCGAGTGGAATGTCTTGCTGCAAGATCATGCTGACAAAAACATTTCCGGCATGGTGCTGGGCATTATGACATTGGGCTTCATGCTGGCGGCACTGGTGAAATCCTCGCAGTTTCCGTTCAGTGCGTGGATTACCCGTGCGCTGGAAGGCCCGACCCCATCGAGTGCGGTATTTTACGGCGCGGTAATGGTTCATGCCGGTATTTACCTATTGCTGCGCCTTGAACCCTTGATCGAACAAGTGCCGCTGCTGGGTAATATGCTGCTGCTGATCGGCAGTTTAACCGTGTTGTATGGCTGGTTGGGGGTGCAGGTGCAAACCGACATTAAAAGCTCACTGATCTTTTCCACCCAACAGCAAACCGGCTTGATGCTGATTGCTATCGGCTTGGGCTGGTATACCGTCGCCGCGATTCACATGGGGCTGCACGCGATGTGGCGGGCGTATCAGTTCCTGCATTCGCCGTCTTTTCTGCAACAAACCGGCTGGCAAGCGGCAAAACCTGTCCCTGCGTGGTTACGCAAACAGCATTGGCTGTATACCGCTGCCCTCCAGCGTTTCTGGTTGGTGCCACTGGAAAACTGGTTGCTGGTGCGCCCGACCGAAGCACTGGCACGCGAGGCGCAAGCCTTCGATTCCCGCGTGATTGACCGCATGACCGGCACGCCTTCACACAGCAATATGCTAACCACCTTGGCGGAACTGCAAGCCTTCCAGCAAGGCAAGTTGCGGCTGGAAAGCGGCATTGGCAAAGGCTCAGGTGTACTCGGCAAACTGATGCAGTGGGTCGCCGAACAAATGGAGTGGTTGGAAGACCGGCTTTTGTTGAAAAAAGGTGGCGGCGCACTGGGCGAACGCTTGCGTCAGTTGGGGGAAAACCTCGATCTGGTGGAGGAATTGCTCTCCCAACCGCGCTACCTGATGGTAGTGATAGCGGCAACCATCGCCGTTAT containing:
- a CDS encoding NADH-quinone oxidoreductase subunit 5 family protein, whose product is MPNELLLLIPGFPFLAAIWIVLGFIFGWNRGEKGERETAFVAVTANTLSLLIMLGLAVYDFTHGAPGYVALFPWLQSGTYQVFFSLMLDTLSLSFGVVMATINLLVVRFAVNYLHREAGFQRFFIVMSLFSCAMLLIVLSGSALLGFIGWEMAGISSYMLIAYAWQRDTATEGATRAFVTNRFGDTGYLFGMFIAFTALGSTEWNVLLQDHADKNISGMVLGIMTLGFMLAALVKSSQFPFSAWITRALEGPTPSSAVFYGAVMVHAGIYLLLRLEPLIEQVPLLGNMLLLIGSLTVLYGWLGVQVQTDIKSSLIFSTQQQTGLMLIAIGLGWYTVAAIHMGLHAMWRAYQFLHSPSFLQQTGWQAAKPVPAWLRKQHWLYTAALQRFWLVPLENWLLVRPTEALAREAQAFDSRVIDRMTGTPSHSNMLTTLAELQAFQQGKLRLESGIGKGSGVLGKLMQWVAEQMEWLEDRLLLKKGGGALGERLRQLGENLDLVEELLSQPRYLMVVIAATIAVIL